CCTTGTTGAAGGTAATTCGGTTCCAGGTCTGCAACGACTTCCTTTAATTTTCCGAGTTGATCCGGCAGGTCATTATTCTGGTCTTTCATCATGTCATTGACAGGTCTTTTCAGACTCTCGAGTGTTTCCCCTGCTTTTTCCTGTTCTTTCGTACCGAGTTCACCGATCGACCTTAGAATGTCCTGTATATCCCTCTCTTGACCGTGTTCATTGTTGTTTTGGTTGTCGGTCATTTATAACGCCTCCCATTCATGTTATTCTCTCAAGATGTAATTCTCACTTCATTATACAAGTAAGAATGTACCATCACAATGCAAAGGAGTTTTAACACACAAAGATCCTCCTCAGGACGTAGAAGTTATGCTAATATGGATGTAGATGAAAACGTTTGCGCTATCTGTTTATTTTGAATCACTGTTTATTACTGTTCAGGAGGCTGCGGCATGTCGATTCTTATTGCATTATCCATCATATTTTTTATTTTCATTTTTATTCATGCCATACGCTTTCTGTTACCAGAAAAGCTTGGCCGATTACTTTTTATTGCAAATTATCTTTTGTTTACACTCAGTTTGTCTTACTGGCTCGGTTTTGAATCTTTGATTTGGACTTCCTTTTTGATTTCATTTGCCTTGATCTCGTCATTCGTCTGGAAGGGTGCTTTACTGTCACTGATTATTCTTTTTGCAATTTTTACAATTGGTGATTTCCATCTGACTTATAATCCGTTCTTTTTATACGGTACTCATATTCTTTATACGCTGATCCTAGTCACTTTGTTTCATTACATGAATCATCAGACTAAGAGCAGAAGGAACATGAGGAGCTTTTTTTATCGTCAATCAAAAAACCTGCATGTCTTGCGAGAAGTATCGCTGGCATTACAAAGCACTTTACAACAGCATAAACTGATGCATATTTTTTTAACTGCTGTTACTGCAGGGTATGGTTTGGGTTTTAACCGTGCCATGATTTTTATTCGAAGTGAATCTGATCCTGATCGATTTTCAGGTAGAGCTGCCATTGGTCCTTTATCCATTGAAGAAGGACATGTCATTTGGGAAAATGTTGTATCACAGCGGCTGACTTTGCGCGATTTTATAAAACTGCAAAAAGAAGCCGAGGAAAATGACCAGGCATTAAATGCAAAAGTGAGGGAAACCCTTCTTCAGTTATCTGATAAAAGTGAAGGATTGCAGCACGTTGTTGAAAAGCGGGATCCTATGATTTTGAATGAAACTGATCACTATGACAGCTGCTCCATGATGAGAATGATGAAAAGTCAGTTTGGCGTCACTGAAATGGCTGCAGTCCCTTTGTTGACGAGAGGAAAAGTGATTGGCATCATGCTGATTGATAATATCGTAGATAGGAAATCTTTTACATATGAAGATCTTGATAACATCATGCCGCTCGCAACGCAGGGGGCGATGGCTGTTGAAAATGCCATGCTTTATGAACAAACGCAGGATCTCGTGATGACAGATGGTTTAACGGGACTTCGTAATAAAAGGTACTTGGAAGATGCAATTCCACTGCTGTTTGAAAGATCCGTTAAACAGAATACTTCAATCAGTGTGTTGATGATTGATTTGGATTATTTCAAGTCTTTCAATGATACACATGGTCATCTGATGGGCGATGAGATCCTGATTCAAGTTGCGCGTATCTTATCTGATCATACGCCAATACAAGGTGTATGTGTCAGGTTTGGTGGGGAAGAATTCGCAATGATTTTACCCGGAACAGGAGATAAAGAGGCAAATATCCTGGCGGAGTCAATCAGACAGGACATTGCAAACCACCCATTTGAAGGAGCAGAACAGCAACCGTTGGGACATCTCTCAACCAGTATCGGAATTTGTACTTATCCTGGCGTTTCGAATAGCCTGGATGACCTGATTGATAAAGCTGATCAGGCAGTTTATCGATCAAAAGATCGTGGCAGAAATTGTGTAACAATTTATGGAGACGATCGGGGGGAGGAAGATCTATGATACCTTATGGTTTGATTCTCGTCATGCTGGCCTTAATAATCAGTATTGTTCTGAGCAGGGTGACACAAAAAATTGTTCTTATGAAAAAATGCGAGCGATTATTAAAACAGATATCTGTTCAGATTGAATCTATTCACTTCTCCTTCGAGGAAATGACATACTTTATTTCCCTGCC
This Salisediminibacterium beveridgei DNA region includes the following protein-coding sequences:
- a CDS encoding GGDEF domain-containing protein produces the protein MSILIALSIIFFIFIFIHAIRFLLPEKLGRLLFIANYLLFTLSLSYWLGFESLIWTSFLISFALISSFVWKGALLSLIILFAIFTIGDFHLTYNPFFLYGTHILYTLILVTLFHYMNHQTKSRRNMRSFFYRQSKNLHVLREVSLALQSTLQQHKLMHIFLTAVTAGYGLGFNRAMIFIRSESDPDRFSGRAAIGPLSIEEGHVIWENVVSQRLTLRDFIKLQKEAEENDQALNAKVRETLLQLSDKSEGLQHVVEKRDPMILNETDHYDSCSMMRMMKSQFGVTEMAAVPLLTRGKVIGIMLIDNIVDRKSFTYEDLDNIMPLATQGAMAVENAMLYEQTQDLVMTDGLTGLRNKRYLEDAIPLLFERSVKQNTSISVLMIDLDYFKSFNDTHGHLMGDEILIQVARILSDHTPIQGVCVRFGGEEFAMILPGTGDKEANILAESIRQDIANHPFEGAEQQPLGHLSTSIGICTYPGVSNSLDDLIDKADQAVYRSKDRGRNCVTIYGDDRGEEDL